From Syngnathus typhle isolate RoL2023-S1 ecotype Sweden linkage group LG13, RoL_Styp_1.0, whole genome shotgun sequence, a single genomic window includes:
- the gbx1 gene encoding homeobox protein GBX-1 has protein sequence MQRPGGQGTAFSIDSLIGTPQPRPGHLLYTGYPMFMPYRPLVIPQALSHSPLSSGIPPLAPLASFAGRLTNTFCASLGQGVPSMVALTTTMPNFSDPPDTFYPPQELPGPRLSAAEPGARRQESPHSDELHGREKSSELLNFSESFQISGETKLYSSDDEKADLKSAEAACSDRDDSSADSENESFSDGNTCGPLSQKAKLKLGPHDALPPGASSAGKSRRRRTAFTSEQLLELEKEFHCKKYLSLTERSQIAHALKLSEVQVKIWFQNRRAKWKRIKAGNVNNRSGEPVRNPKIVVPIPVHVNRFAVRSQHQQIEQGTRP, from the exons ATGCAGCGACCAGGAGGGCAAGGCACTGCTTTTTCCATCGATTCCCTCATAGGGACCCCCCAGCCCAGACCGGGACACCTGCTCTACACGGGCTACCCCATGTTCATGCCCTACAGACCCCTGGTCATCCCGCAGGCCTTGTCCCACTCGCCTCTCTCCTCCGGGATTCCTCCGCTGGCCCCGTTGGCTTCTTTCGCGGGGCGCCTCACCAACACCTTCTGCGCAAGCTTGGGCCAAGGCGTGCCATCCATGGTGGCGCTCACTACCACCATGCCCAACTTCTCCGACCCGCCGGACACCTTTTACCCGCCCCAGGAGCTGCCGGGCCCGCGTCTAAGCGCGGCCGAGCCCGGCGCGAGAAGGCAGGAAAGCCCGCACTCGGATGAGCTGCACGGTCGGGAGAAAAGCTCCGAGTTGCTTAACTTCTCGGAAAGTTTTCAGATATCAG GCGAGACTAAGCTATACAGTTCAGACGACGAGAAAGCGGACCTGAAGTCCGCCGAGGCCGCGTGCAGCGACCGAGATGACAGCTCGGCGGACAGCGAGAACGAAAGCTTCTCGGACGGCAACACCTGCGGCCCCCTGTCGCAGAAGGCCAAGCTGAAACTCGGGCCCCACGACGCGCTGCCACCCGGCGCCTCCTCTGCAGGGAAGAGCCGCCGGAGACGAACCGCGTTCACCAGCGAGCAGCTGCTCGAACTGGAAAAGGAGTTCCACTGCAAAAAGTACCTTTCGCTCACCGAGCGCTCACAAATCGCGCATGCGCTCAAGCTGAGCGAAGTCCAGGTCAAGATCTGGTTCCAGAACCGCCGCGCTAAGTGGAAACGCATCAAGGCCGGCAACGTTAACAACCGCTCGGGGGAGCCCGTGAGGAACCCCAAAATTGTGGTGCCCATCCCAGTGCACGTCAACAGGTTCGCCGTACGGAGCCAGCACCAGCAGATAGAACAAGGGACGCGGCCGTGA